Proteins found in one Gigantopelta aegis isolate Gae_Host chromosome 12, Gae_host_genome, whole genome shotgun sequence genomic segment:
- the LOC121386352 gene encoding uncharacterized protein LOC121386352 has translation MSATLPNTCLLSRYAECINAFNFGLKWPYLPLTNHMSKKNNSSFSKITFTQVHSQPGFRKSTKQFLDLTNMLIPTMTINNNIINISLTLFYSRNDLINHSLECSLRIFHSKWTNQIFE, from the exons atgtcagccaCCTTGCCGAACACATGTTTGCTCTCCAg gtACGCCGAATGCATCAATGCTTTCAACTTTGGCCTCAAGTGGCCTTACTTGCCCTTGACCAACCACATGTCCAAGAAAAACAACAGTAGCTTTAGCAAAATCACTTTTACCCAAGTTCACAGTCAACCGGGCTTTAGAAAGTCTACCAAACAGTTCCTTGATTTGACTAATATGCTGATTCCAACTATGACTATAAACAACAATATCATCAACATAAGCCTGACATTGTTCTACTCCAGAAATGACCTGATTAATCATTCTTTGGAATGTAGCCTGAGAATTTTTCATTCCAAATGGACAAACCAGATATTCGAATAA